Below is a genomic region from Raphanus sativus cultivar WK10039 chromosome 4, ASM80110v3, whole genome shotgun sequence.
GGGTGCTGGTATCAAGAGACGTGAAGTTTGTGGAGTCTACAGGGTATTATGAGAAAGAAAAGTGGGAAGACTTGGAGGATCAGTCTCAAGCATCACCAGGAAGGGCAAACACTCTGAAGATTTTGATGGAAAAACTTGGGATAAACATGTCTCAAGATCAGGTGCCAACAAGAACACCTACTGATAAAGCTGAAGAAGCTAGCAGAGAAATCCCTCTTGAccatgagagggggaatggaactgaacCTGGAGTGCAAGAACAATGTGGAGCTGAAGAACCAattcatcttgatcatgaggggggtaATGAACATGAacctgaagctggaggtcaagGAGATCAAGGATCAGGTGtgcatgatcaagatggagtaGGAGAAGAAAGTCATGAACCTGAAGGAGAAGTTCagactcaaggagaagaagaacaagaggaGGTGCAACTGGAACCAGCTCAAGAGGTTCAAGCGCCAGTCTTAAGGAGGAGCACAAGGCAAAGGTATCCTTCCAAGTGGGTAAACACGaaagtgtactacaatgcccagattgtggagcatccttctcaagctgtgtgttcctttgctgagttccctGAAGAGCATTACGCATTCATGATTAGTctggatgagagctatgtgccaaggtcctatgaagaagctatggagatacaagagtggagagattctGTAGCCGATGAATCTAATGCTATGATCAgaaatgatacatggtatgagagtgagctaccaaAGGGAAAGAGAGCAGTTTCCAGCagatggatctttactatcaagtacttgccaaatggaaagatagataggaggaagaccagattggtggcaagagggttcactcagacATATGGAGAAGATTATATTGACACCTTTGCGCCAGTTGCCAAGCTGCATACAGTTCGAATTGTGTTATCCATTGCAacaaacctagagtgggatttgtggcaaatggatgtaaagaatgcttttctacaaggtgAGTTAGAAGATGAGGTATACATActtccacctcctggtcttgaacatctagtaaagccaggaaatgttttgagattgaagaaagcgatatatgggctgaagcaatctcctagagcttggtacagCAAACTgagtacaactctcaatgggagagggttcaggaagtctgAACTAGATCACACCCTCTTCACTCTGACAGGACCATCAGGGATCATTGTTATCTTGGTTTATGTAGACGATCTGATTATCACAGGCAGTGATAAGGCTGGGATCCAAGCCACAAAAGACTTTCTCAAGTCTGtgtttgatatcaaagacttgggagagatgaagtaTTTCTtggggattgagatatgcagatccaaggaGGGCTTGTTTAtgtctcaaagaaagtatactATGGATATGCTGAAGGAGACTGATGTGCTTGGAGGAAAGATTGCCAAGACACCTCTTGAGGAGGGATATAAGGTcctgcgtgagggggagattgaagagaACAAGTTGTTTGAGGATCCTAAGCTgtatagaaggatggtgggTAAGCTGATCTACTtgaccatcacaagaccagatatatgttttgctgtgaaccaagtgagtcagcacatgcagaCGCCAAAGAACCATCACTGGAAGATGGTTGATAGAATACTGAGGTATTTGAGTGGCACATCTGgacaaggagtttggatgggttgcaatgGCAATACAGAAGTGGTTGgttattgtgatgcagattgggcaggagatagagtagACAGAAGGTCTACCACAGggtattgcactttcattggagggaacctggttacatggaagagcaagaaacagaaAGTGATCtcctgttcaagtgctgaggctgagtacaTGGCCATGTTGAAGCTGACAAACGAGTGGGTATGGATCAAGGGTATCTTGAAGCATATGGAGATTGAGCAGACCACTCCTATGACAATGCACTGTGACAATCAGGCAGCAATTCATATTGCCtccaactcagtgtttcatgagagaacaaagcacattgaagtagattgccacaaggtgaggcagatgattaTCCTAGGAGTGATACTGCCATGTTATacaaggagtgaggatcaaTTAGCAGATGTGTTTACTAAAGCAGCGAGAttgaagacaatggagtccatactcTCTAGGCTTGGACTCATTGACCTTACTCctaggagctgatccccttgaTCATGAAGTctccactctttttccctcatcaagttttgtcccaatgggttttcttggtgaggtttttaatgagggaggtCTTCATGACGTTTCAaacttgacttgtttcacatggtcaagcttgagggggagtgttgagaatTAAGCTAGAGGgttataaggttttataagactttataaaGGATTGCCAGACTTAAGAAGTTAGACACCAGACTTGAGAAGTTATACACCAGACTTGAGACTGCAGCTACAGTACTCGtccagaaaagaagaaacaggATAAGGTTTAGATATATTGAACCTAGACAGTCTTGTAATCTCTTTAAAACCTTGTAAACCTtcattgtaatatttttaatggagttttgagtctctctctagtctctctcttaATCACTTCAATCTCATACAAATTACTCAGATTAATCTGAATCACACTATAAACCCAAAAGTGTTTACTACGAGTATGCTCTGATTAAATTATTTGATGGTGTTGattacttgattttttttaacatgaaatttatttacataagtGTAATCTGTTGCTTGATTTGTCGTGATTCCTTTTTCCGTAAGGTAgccaataaaaaaatacaaaacctCAATCTTTAAGACAATGATCGTGGCCAAAGTCAGGAATGTGATATGTTACAAATTTCCCAACAATCAAGAATGCACTAACACAAGTCCAGGTGaccacaaattttgaaaaaccaaaaaaataaataccatTCATctcattattttttattgtttattttactaCGAAGCTGGATTTCAGCTTAGCTTTTATAGGTCTTTAAAACATCTCTAaccccactccataatttactgcaaaatgaagtgaaaaatagaataatgaagaaacaaaaaagttaTTACTTCATATGAAGTAAtgagaattttgtttttttatcacTCCATTTCCCATTATATTTTgcagtaaattatggagtggggtTAGAGATGCTCTTAGACAAAGAACATGGTTGGATATATGCAAAGTAATTGTGTGAATTTATCAATTGatcttatataataattaagagcaataacaaatttgttttggCTATTATACATTctaaactaaattatttttgttattgaacaatttccaaaatataaaagtCAAAAACATTCTATATGATAccaatataataaaactatatcacataaaaacaaaaaaaaaaataaaaaaacaatatagatAATAGCAAAAACTATTCCatgaaaacaattttaaataatagaaaattcGGCGTGTAGAAATATGTGTATTCAAATTAGTAATAGGATTGTGCAAAAAACTCGAATccaaaaaacagaataaaacctgtgttattcaaatttatatataatatattattttattaatagatttttaaaaatttaaagtatataataaattttaaaattttaaaactattttaaatgagttatcctaatcctaatacaaATTAAATCCgtaaatatcaaaacaaaaatttaaaaacatccaAATAGAACTGAAAATTTTGAccctaaaaatctaaaatctagaAAAATCTGAACTAAACGTCCGCCCCTAGATCTACTCAAACCACGACAACACGAATCGATGCCCGTCTTCCTCCGACGTAGAAGAAAAAAGACGCCTTCTCTTGAACCTACTACATCCTTTAATCACCTCTAACTTctttttttagttcttttttcCACGGAGTATTCCTTAACGCCGGCGCTAAATATAACCGGTTTCATTTTTTCTGGTAAAATTTtcggttctttttttttattttattttgtgggATTTGAGGATGTTTAGTTTTGCGCATTTGGTGTGTATGAATTCCAATTTCTGATCCAATCAAAATCAGACGATTTTGGACTCAGTAATAGCTGTCATCACTTAAGAATGACATTAACTTGATTATGCACACGATCTTCACTTCTTCATCTCATCTGATCTTTCACAGCTGGTGGTCACTGTAATAATCAGACCAAACCatgtgtttcttttctttttctttttacagtTGATTTTGAACGCTTCTTCCTCAACCTTCTCTTATACATCTTTTCcgttaaaatattattacagGGAAGAGAGTTTATTTGTGCTTATCTATTTGAAATGAGACAAGGATCATGCTCTGAAGAAGTCTGCTTCGACTTGTTGAATCAGTTGGAGCATCTTCTTGAATCTGACCCTTTCATGTAATCTTCTTCCTTTTGCGtttcctgatttttttttctgccatgcttcctcttcctcttacTTTTGGTTGTTGTTTTATCTGAGTTAAAAAGTGATGAAGTTGGGTTTATTCACCCCTCACAGTTCACGGTGCTTGATAAAGAATCAGGATCCTCCACCTCAACAAGTTTCTGGAATCAAGATCATAAACTGGGAATATCAACAGATATACTTATCCAGTTATGTAAAGTTGCAAAACATGCCTTCCTGTCTGCTTTTAAGGAGTACAAATCCCATGGGGTTGTGGTGGTGGTCTCTTGTTCCCTTGAGAGCAGAGTCATGAAACATAGCCAAGCTCTTTTGCTGTTAAGCTCAGACTTTGGAACTGCATGGAACGCCAGGTGCTTTGAAATGACAAGTTCTTTTGATTTGTTTCCTAGCTTGTTTATCCATCTCGTATTGTTTTGTAGGAAGTTGATCTTGTCGAAACAAGATCAACCCTTGGTGGCATTCGCGGAAGAACTTCGTCACTCTAAGCTCGTTCTTTCTAATTGTCCAAAGAGTGAGCCAACTTGGAGTCACAGGTCCGTCTTTTAGTGAAGAAAAGGAAACCTATAAATGTTtgttattcatttatatatatatatttttttttttttttattgtaacagaAGATGGATAATTAAGATGATTTCTCGGAGTTTTTCCACGCCACAACTACAAGAAATTATCACCAAAGAGTCTGAGCTAGTGGAATCAATAGGCGAGGTTTAGATCAGTTTTGTGCTTCTTATATCCATGATATACATATTGGTTTCTCCTAATcttcatttatgtttttaaatactAATATGGCACACAGTCACTTACTCTATTCCTAATTAATTACTTGGCCTTTGCAGAGATCAAAGATGAACTACCGTGCATGGTATCACCGTTGCTGGCTGGTTTCCTACATGACAACCCAGCAGGTAAAATCATTCTCTACAACTTTTGAACATTCTTATGGTCCCTTCCATTAAATTTAACTGTTCTCTCATGTCATTAAATTGGCTACTTTTATTATCATAACttgacataagttttctcctaTGTTGTTTGGTTTAGGTACTAGAAGAGTTGAACAAATCTAAAAGGTGGGCAGGACTGCATGTAGCCGATAGTTCATGCTTCCATTATCGCAGAGTAAGAGCCGCATTTGTTAAAATGATGCAGTCATGGTATGCATAATAACAAAGCAATCACCAACTTATGGCAAACATTATGTTAGATCTTGTATAGGAAGTATACAATCCTTTGAAACTGGTCAAGTTTCCCATGTGTCTCACTACTGTTTTTCCATTAATCTGCAGCGGCTGTTACTGAAGGTTTTGGAGACACATAATGTGGAAGGAAGCAACGCTTTTGATAAAGCTGAGGCACATAAGATCTGGATGGTATTCTTCCCTTACCTTTGTTTCCTGCCACATTACTATTTTGCTGGCTTTTAAACACTCTTTACAATAATGTGGCAGGAAGAGCTTGATTGGAACAAAGAGTTGGTAGTACGTTACTTGGGCCGAGAGGTATCATCATCTTTATTGTATGAATCAACAAGATAGTTACTGTGAACATTGTTATTGTCATGCTGCTATGGGGATGGCTGAATCAGTATTAACTTATTATGTGTTgcttgcattttttttttctatcaggCACTATGGCTTCACCGGCGATTCCTCTCTCTTAATAGGATAATGCATTTCGGACGCAATCAGTCATCTGAAACCGGACAGAGTATGGTCATGAATGAAGAAattgtcaccttcattgataaCGAGATCCATCTTGTAGAATCTTCCATGACGGTTCCAGATACCAAGTTTGAAGATTTTCAAGCTCAAGCATTGCATGCTGCTGTCTACATGCTATGGCTATCAAAAGTAAGTATTTGTGGTCTCTTCTTATCCAAATCAATAGATACTGGAGATTACTTTTTGATGATTCATTGATTTCTTGATTCTGGTATGTGTAATTGTCTATGAGCAGCATATTCCAGAGTTGTGGAGAATGCTTGAGGAGAAGCTTGGAACGGAGAAAATCAAGTGTGTACTGAACACAGTTGCTCACGAGAGACCCTTTTTGCACCAACTAGATATTTTTGCAGCTGATCGTGAGTACTGATAAATATATGTTAAGCGTTGTTGTTGTAAGGTTTCAATATATGGAAATAAAAGTTCAGTTTTAATAACTACGTGATGTCCacataaacaaaaaagattTGAGTAAGATCAATCTTTTGCTTCTTTGGATATGTATTCAGTTTTGatatacttgaaaatatttgagGTTCAAAAGAACATATGAGGAGGTAAGTACCATCAGAAGCTACTGCATACAGCAATGATGCAAATGACTCGACACTCTCAAGCTAAGACATTCTGCCTCAATGGAGACTGAGGCTCTCCCTGTTTTAAGCTCACCAGATTGGTGAGAATTAAAACAAAGGTCGACCCAGAGAATTGCTTCTCACTTTTTTGTGTCAGACAGTTTTAAATATCTATGATGATATGGTTAGTTTGTGGCTCATTATTAACTCATTATAGAAATAGTTACATGGGATGGAGGGATTTCTTCAACTGCAGGTTGCGCCTCGATTGGTACAGCTGATAaagaagcagtagcagtatgATATGTAAACAATATGCTGCAGAAACTGTATGctattattaaaacttttaataagatgattggtagagcagtaccactatataattttaattcttttataaaagttagtatataatatatttattgtaaaattatatatatattaaataatatatatattaataatatgtttgttattaaaaataatgaatctcaattaataacataaattaaattaaattttaaatgtgacatattattattaaataaaataatgcttttctaaatgcttttttaacaaatgttgattggataatatGGAGCATAATGCCAATACTAGtgctctaccaatcaaggccttgatcaaaaaaaaaagaaatagttaCATGGCCAAAGGTTAATTGATTAAAGGTATATAACTTAGCAATAAGGTGCTGTGGTGTAGTGGTTATCACGTTTGCCTTACACGCAAAAGGTCTCCAGTTCGATCCTGGGCAGCaccaatttatttttaattaataaaggAAGAAGAAATGGCCGTTTTGTTACTCATTCACACATCAACATCTCGTCGTTGACCCAAAAAAGCTCCATCTCCATCATTCTCTAAATTCTTTTACAAACCCTAAAatctcgtcttcttcttcttcttcttcttcttcaccgtgGATCACtgccctctctctctctctctctatctatccACCGTCAAAATCCAAAACCCATTCTTCATTCTCTCCAATTTCTCAAAACCGATTTTGGAATTTACTTTAATACTGTATAGCCCTCTATTCGCATTGTAGTACAAGTTCGAGTAAATTGAGGGAAGAGTTGGGAGAGAATTCAGAGGGAAGTTAAGGTAATGTTTTGTGATTTGACTTTCATTTCTATAGATCTACTACATTGCGAAGGCTACACCATACATATTTCACTTTATTTGAATGAAGATTGCTTCTTCAAATCGAAACTGAATCTGAAATCGTAAGGAGTTGGGGGTTTGTGACCTATAGAATCAAAATGACTGCTTATTGCTAAATTGTAGGCTTTTCGGTGATGTTTTACTTAACCAACTCATTTGCGTCATACCACCTCATACTTCAgatttactctcttttttttt
It encodes:
- the LOC108849396 gene encoding uncharacterized protein LOC108849396 isoform X1, giving the protein MRQGSCSEEVCFDLLNQLEHLLESDPFIDEVGFIHPSQFTVLDKESGSSTSTSFWNQDHKLGISTDILIQLCKVAKHAFLSAFKEYKSHGVVVVVSCSLESRVMKHSQALLLLSSDFGTAWNARKLILSKQDQPLVAFAEELRHSKLVLSNCPKSEPTWSHRRWIIKMISRSFSTPQLQEIITKESELVESIGERSKMNYRAWYHRCWLVSYMTTQQVLEELNKSKRWAGLHVADSSCFHYRRRLLLKVLETHNVEGSNAFDKAEAHKIWMEELDWNKELVVRYLGREALWLHRRFLSLNRIMHFGRNQSSETGQSMVMNEEIVTFIDNEIHLVESSMTVPDTKFEDFQAQALHAAVYMLWLSKHIPELWRMLEEKLGTEKIKCVLNTVAHERPFLHQLDIFAADREY
- the LOC108849396 gene encoding uncharacterized protein LOC108849396 isoform X2, which gives rise to MKHSQALLLLSSDFGTAWNARKLILSKQDQPLVAFAEELRHSKLVLSNCPKSEPTWSHRRWIIKMISRSFSTPQLQEIITKESELVESIGERSKMNYRAWYHRCWLVSYMTTQQVLEELNKSKRWAGLHVADSSCFHYRRRLLLKVLETHNVEGSNAFDKAEAHKIWMEELDWNKELVVRYLGREALWLHRRFLSLNRIMHFGRNQSSETGQSMVMNEEIVTFIDNEIHLVESSMTVPDTKFEDFQAQALHAAVYMLWLSKHIPELWRMLEEKLGTEKIKCVLNTVAHERPFLHQLDIFAADREY